The Burkholderia cepacia ATCC 25416 genome includes a window with the following:
- a CDS encoding mechanosensitive ion channel family protein, with amino-acid sequence MFLDQLHPERWTFLWNALSTLSIKLCAGLALLVVGWWLSKRIGNWLNRLLSNKERVDDTLRPILCDVAVWGIRIVAIVGALSQLGIETASIVAVLGAAGLAIGLALQGTMQNIAAGIMLLLLRPFKVGDYIDGGTGVAGTVDEVGLFMTRLTKPDGICEYVPNSALWGSSIRNYTRNPTRRLDLEVEVSVHDDIDRALDALRKLALADPDVLREPEPDVMVMRFDDSTAVANMRVWTHTDKFWAMRWRLARQVRKALADADCVLPIRARELHIVHDAERRADSTRVRAL; translated from the coding sequence ATGTTTCTCGACCAACTACACCCGGAACGCTGGACGTTCCTGTGGAACGCACTGTCCACCCTCTCCATCAAGCTATGTGCCGGCCTGGCGCTGCTCGTCGTCGGCTGGTGGCTGTCGAAACGCATCGGCAACTGGCTGAACCGCCTGCTCTCGAACAAGGAGCGCGTCGACGACACGCTGCGGCCGATCCTCTGCGACGTGGCCGTGTGGGGCATCCGCATCGTCGCGATCGTCGGCGCGCTGTCGCAGCTCGGCATCGAAACCGCGAGCATCGTCGCGGTGCTCGGCGCCGCAGGCCTCGCGATCGGGCTCGCGCTTCAAGGCACGATGCAGAACATCGCGGCCGGCATCATGCTCCTGCTGCTGCGGCCGTTCAAGGTCGGCGACTATATCGACGGCGGCACGGGCGTCGCGGGCACCGTCGACGAGGTCGGTCTCTTCATGACGCGGCTGACGAAACCGGACGGCATCTGCGAGTACGTGCCGAACAGCGCGCTGTGGGGCAGCTCGATTCGCAACTACACGCGCAATCCGACGCGCCGTCTCGATCTCGAAGTGGAAGTATCGGTACACGACGACATCGACCGTGCGCTCGATGCGCTGCGCAAGCTGGCGCTCGCCGATCCCGACGTGCTCCGCGAGCCGGAACCGGACGTGATGGTGATGCGCTTCGACGACAGCACGGCGGTCGCGAACATGCGCGTGTGGACGCACACCGACAAGTTCTGGGCAATGCGCTGGCGCCTCGCGCGCCAGGTGCGCAAGGCGCTTGCCGATGCGGATTGCGTGCTGCCGATCCGCGCACGCGAGCTGCACATCGTGCACGACGCGGAGCGCCGCGCCGACAGTACGCGAGTGCGCGCGCTGTAA
- a CDS encoding branched-chain amino acid ABC transporter substrate-binding protein, with amino-acid sequence MNRHHKTALATAAALTCALAAWPAHADEIVRIGHVAPLTGAIAHLGKDSENGARLAVEEINAKGLVIGGKKVTLQLDAQDDAGDPRTATQVAQRLVDDKVIGVVGHHNSGTSIPASRVYRDGGVVQISQAATNPTYTQQGFKTTYRVVATDAQQGPALAMYAAKNMGIRTVAVVDDSTAYGQGLATEFEKAAKAAGMKVVSRDATNDKAIDFRAILTKIKGANPDAIMYGGMDATGGPLAKQARQLGMRAKILAGDGVCSTDLPKLAGPASDNVVCSEAGIALEKMPGGAAFAKRYEARYHQPMQVYAPFSYDAVHIIVDAMKRANSTDPAKVLAAMPATDYRGVIGETSFTPQGDLKHGAISVFTYKSGKKALLDIVKM; translated from the coding sequence ATGAACCGGCATCACAAGACGGCACTCGCCACCGCGGCCGCATTGACGTGCGCGCTGGCCGCATGGCCCGCGCACGCGGACGAGATCGTGCGCATCGGCCACGTCGCGCCGCTGACCGGCGCGATCGCGCATCTCGGCAAGGACAGCGAGAACGGCGCGCGGCTCGCGGTCGAGGAAATCAATGCGAAGGGGCTCGTGATCGGCGGCAAGAAGGTCACGCTGCAGCTCGACGCGCAGGACGACGCGGGCGATCCGCGTACCGCGACGCAGGTCGCGCAGCGGCTCGTCGACGACAAGGTGATCGGGGTCGTCGGCCATCACAACTCGGGCACGTCGATTCCGGCGTCGCGCGTCTATCGCGACGGCGGCGTCGTGCAGATCTCGCAGGCCGCGACCAACCCGACCTACACGCAGCAGGGCTTCAAGACGACCTATCGCGTCGTCGCGACCGACGCGCAGCAGGGGCCCGCGCTCGCGATGTATGCGGCGAAGAACATGGGCATCAGGACGGTGGCCGTGGTCGACGATTCGACCGCGTACGGGCAGGGCCTCGCGACCGAGTTCGAGAAAGCCGCGAAGGCGGCCGGCATGAAGGTCGTGTCGCGCGACGCGACCAACGACAAGGCGATCGACTTCCGCGCGATCCTCACGAAGATCAAGGGCGCGAACCCGGACGCGATCATGTACGGCGGCATGGACGCGACGGGCGGCCCGCTCGCGAAGCAGGCGCGCCAGCTCGGCATGCGGGCGAAGATCCTCGCCGGCGACGGCGTGTGCTCGACCGACCTGCCGAAGCTCGCGGGCCCGGCCTCCGACAACGTCGTGTGCTCCGAAGCCGGCATCGCGCTCGAGAAGATGCCGGGCGGCGCGGCGTTCGCGAAGCGCTACGAAGCGCGTTACCACCAGCCGATGCAGGTGTATGCGCCGTTCTCGTACGACGCCGTCCACATCATCGTCGACGCGATGAAACGCGCGAACTCGACCGATCCGGCGAAGGTGCTGGCCGCGATGCCGGCCACCGACTATCGCGGCGTGATCGGCGAAACGAGCTTCACGCCGCAGGGCGACCTGAAGCACGGCGCGATCTCGGTGTTCACGTACAAGAGCGGCAAGAAGGCGCTGCTCGATATCGTGAAGATGTGA
- a CDS encoding helix-turn-helix domain-containing protein, producing MAKARPAHTSEERYAPVRHTAEDTARLLTDPAIKAEYDALEEEFTALRALLDARKDAGLTQAQVAERMGTTTSAVSRLEASFSSEKHSPSFATLRKYAAACGKKLVISFA from the coding sequence ATGGCTAAGGCTCGCCCCGCACATACAAGCGAGGAGCGGTATGCACCGGTCCGACACACTGCCGAAGACACCGCACGTCTGCTCACCGATCCGGCCATCAAGGCGGAATACGATGCACTGGAAGAGGAGTTCACCGCGCTTCGTGCGTTGCTCGACGCGCGCAAGGATGCGGGCCTGACTCAGGCTCAGGTCGCCGAACGAATGGGCACCACGACGTCGGCCGTATCGAGGCTCGAAGCTTCGTTTTCGAGCGAGAAGCACTCGCCGTCGTTTGCGACGCTGCGCAAGTACGCCGCAGCGTGCGGCAAGAAGCTCGTCATTTCGTTCGCATGA
- a CDS encoding histone deacetylase family protein encodes MLTVYSSDHQLHRGVELKDGAITDSFENPLRAETVLAQVRAAGLGDVIAPKPFDRAHYAAAHSARYVDFLAGAWDEWAATGRTCQALPLVWPVRAMPAAATPPAFIDGKLGFYAMDAGAPINAGTWDAVSASANSALTGADLLSSGAARAAFALCRPPGHHAGREYMGGYCYLNNAAIAAQHCIAQGAARVAVLDVDFHHGNGTQDIFYDRADVLFASIHGEAPVSYPYFSGYAEERGIGAGEGYNLNLPLPKGTLWDTYSAALDQAATVIAAHAPDALVVSLGVDTFEHDPISHFRLRSPDYLRIGAALARLNLPTLFVMEGGYMVDEIGINAVNVLLGFEGRA; translated from the coding sequence ATGCTCACGGTCTACAGCAGCGATCACCAATTGCATCGCGGCGTCGAACTGAAGGACGGCGCGATCACCGATTCGTTCGAAAACCCCCTTCGCGCCGAGACGGTGCTCGCGCAGGTGCGTGCCGCAGGACTTGGCGACGTCATCGCGCCGAAACCGTTCGACCGCGCGCACTACGCGGCCGCGCACAGCGCGCGCTACGTCGATTTCCTCGCCGGCGCGTGGGACGAGTGGGCCGCGACGGGCCGCACCTGCCAGGCGCTGCCGCTCGTGTGGCCGGTGCGCGCGATGCCGGCCGCCGCGACGCCGCCCGCGTTCATCGACGGCAAGCTCGGCTTCTACGCGATGGACGCCGGCGCGCCGATCAACGCCGGCACGTGGGACGCCGTGAGCGCGAGCGCGAACTCGGCGCTCACCGGCGCCGACCTGCTGTCGAGCGGCGCGGCGCGCGCGGCGTTCGCGCTGTGCCGCCCGCCCGGCCATCACGCGGGCCGCGAGTACATGGGCGGCTATTGCTACCTGAACAACGCGGCGATCGCCGCGCAGCACTGCATCGCGCAGGGCGCCGCGCGCGTCGCGGTGCTCGACGTCGATTTCCACCACGGCAACGGCACGCAGGACATCTTCTACGACCGTGCGGACGTGCTGTTCGCATCGATCCACGGCGAGGCGCCGGTGTCGTACCCGTACTTCTCCGGCTACGCGGAGGAGCGCGGCATCGGCGCGGGCGAAGGCTACAACCTGAACCTGCCGCTGCCGAAGGGCACGCTGTGGGACACCTATTCGGCGGCGCTCGACCAGGCGGCAACCGTGATCGCCGCGCATGCGCCCGACGCGCTCGTCGTCTCGCTCGGCGTCGATACCTTCGAGCACGACCCGATCAGCCATTTCCGGCTGCGCTCGCCCGACTACCTGCGCATCGGCGCGGCGCTCGCGCGCCTGAACCTGCCGACGCTGTTCGTGATGGAAGGCGGCTACATGGTCGACGAGATCGGCATCAACGCGGTGAACGTACTGCTGGGATTCGAAGGGCGCGCGTGA
- a CDS encoding Lrp/AsnC family transcriptional regulator, which yields MSKIRASVELDGVDRAMLRLLQDDGALSNATLGEKLSLSVTPCWRRRKRLEDEGVITGYQANLDRRALGMNVFAFVQVTFNMHSDEDSDHFEEVMRRHDEVTSCHKITGAADYILQVVAADLDAYAEFVERVLRKQAGVSSIQSSLALREVKFSSRVPVPGA from the coding sequence ATGAGCAAAATTCGCGCTTCGGTCGAACTGGATGGCGTGGACCGCGCCATGCTGCGCCTGCTGCAGGACGACGGCGCGCTGTCGAACGCGACGCTCGGCGAGAAGCTGTCGCTGAGCGTCACGCCCTGCTGGCGCCGCCGCAAGCGGCTCGAGGACGAAGGCGTCATCACCGGCTACCAGGCGAATCTCGACCGGCGCGCGCTCGGCATGAACGTGTTCGCGTTCGTGCAGGTGACGTTCAACATGCATTCCGACGAGGATTCCGATCACTTCGAGGAGGTGATGCGACGGCACGACGAAGTGACGTCGTGCCACAAGATCACCGGCGCGGCCGACTACATCCTGCAGGTCGTCGCGGCCGATCTCGATGCGTACGCCGAATTCGTCGAGCGCGTGCTGCGCAAGCAGGCCGGGGTCTCGTCGATCCAGTCGAGCCTCGCGTTGCGCGAAGTGAAGTTCTCGTCGCGCGTGCCGGTACCGGGCGCCTGA
- a CDS encoding AraC family transcriptional regulator: MNPVGQALWFIETKLDTELTLDRISASCDMSRFGFSRLFSMNTGWPVMRYVRSRRLTRAARALAQGAPDILHVALDAGYGSHEAFTRAFRDLFGVTPEDVRARRTLDGLSLVEPLRMKELKIIDVRPSRFETAGKRLIAGMSDRYTFDTNEGIPALWQAFIPYIGTLPGQVGDVTYGVCCNPDADGSFEYIAGVEVTSRDRVPAPFRWVELAPQRYAVFEHAGHVSTLHQTFYSIWNGWLPTSGFKAVDAPEFERYSGDYDPVTGAGVLEIWLPVEPVALT; the protein is encoded by the coding sequence ATGAATCCGGTAGGACAAGCACTCTGGTTTATCGAAACCAAACTGGACACGGAACTGACGCTCGACAGGATCTCCGCCAGTTGCGACATGTCTCGCTTCGGCTTCTCGCGCCTGTTCTCGATGAATACCGGCTGGCCGGTCATGCGCTACGTGCGGTCGCGGCGGCTCACGCGCGCGGCACGCGCACTCGCGCAAGGCGCGCCGGACATCCTGCACGTGGCGCTCGATGCCGGCTATGGCTCCCATGAGGCGTTCACGCGCGCCTTCCGCGATCTCTTCGGCGTCACGCCCGAGGACGTGCGGGCACGGCGCACCCTCGACGGATTGTCTCTTGTGGAGCCGCTGCGCATGAAAGAACTGAAGATCATCGACGTGAGGCCGTCGCGCTTCGAAACCGCCGGCAAGCGGTTGATCGCGGGCATGAGCGACCGCTATACGTTTGACACCAACGAAGGGATTCCGGCGCTCTGGCAAGCGTTCATCCCATACATTGGTACCCTTCCCGGCCAGGTCGGCGACGTGACGTACGGCGTGTGCTGCAACCCCGATGCGGACGGCAGCTTCGAATACATCGCGGGCGTGGAAGTCACGAGCCGCGACCGAGTGCCCGCGCCGTTTCGCTGGGTCGAACTGGCGCCACAGCGGTACGCGGTGTTCGAACACGCCGGGCATGTCTCGACATTGCACCAGACCTTCTACAGCATCTGGAACGGCTGGCTGCCGACGTCGGGATTCAAGGCGGTGGACGCACCCGAGTTCGAGCGCTACAGCGGCGACTACGATCCGGTGACGGGCGCCGGCGTGCTGGAAATCTGGTTGCCGGTCGAACCTGTGGCGTTAACGTGA
- a CDS encoding fucose-binding lectin II, whose translation MPLLSASIISAPVATSETYVDIPGLYIDIAKAEIRNGKLQVILNVPTPYATGNNFPGIYFAIATDKGVVADGCFTYSSKVPESTGRMPFTLVATIDVGTGVTFVKGQWKSVRGSAMHIDSYASLSAIGETAAASPSPAGGGNETGAEGGSGAGSIGGGERDGTFNLPPNIKFGVTALTNAANDQTIDIYVDDNPKPAATFKGAGAQDQNLGTKVLDSGKGRVRVIVMANGKPSRLGSRQVDIFKKSYFGIVGSEDGADDDYNDGIVFLNWPLG comes from the coding sequence ATGCCCCTCCTTTCGGCTTCGATCATCAGTGCACCCGTGGCGACCTCGGAGACCTACGTCGACATCCCGGGCCTGTACATCGACATCGCCAAGGCAGAGATTCGAAACGGGAAACTGCAGGTCATCCTCAACGTGCCGACGCCGTACGCGACCGGCAACAACTTCCCCGGCATCTATTTCGCGATCGCGACCGACAAGGGCGTCGTCGCGGACGGCTGCTTCACCTATTCGTCGAAGGTGCCCGAAAGCACCGGGCGCATGCCGTTCACGCTCGTCGCGACGATCGACGTCGGCACCGGCGTCACGTTCGTGAAGGGCCAGTGGAAAAGCGTGCGCGGCAGCGCGATGCATATCGACTCGTACGCGAGCCTGTCCGCGATCGGGGAAACGGCGGCGGCGTCGCCGTCGCCCGCCGGCGGCGGCAACGAAACCGGTGCGGAGGGCGGCAGCGGTGCCGGCAGCATCGGCGGCGGCGAGCGCGACGGCACGTTCAACCTGCCGCCGAACATCAAGTTCGGCGTCACCGCGCTCACCAACGCGGCGAACGACCAGACGATCGACATCTACGTCGACGACAACCCGAAACCGGCCGCCACGTTCAAGGGTGCCGGCGCGCAGGACCAGAACCTCGGCACCAAGGTGCTCGATTCCGGCAAGGGACGCGTGCGCGTGATCGTGATGGCGAACGGCAAGCCGTCGCGGCTCGGCTCGCGGCAGGTCGATATCTTCAAGAAGTCGTATTTCGGGATCGTCGGCTCGGAAGACGGCGCCGACGACGACTACAACGACGGCATCGTGTTCCTGAACTGGCCGCTGGGCTGA
- a CDS encoding M23 family metallopeptidase, with amino-acid sequence MRLDLRFRLAREQGLSALRGACGFPMRRALLRGVVAAACVAGSPGASAHVSHDTAPFSPVTADLVDVPFFDAARTTWGGLHASSAAPLDVAYASPASTVPSVHERDGAVARFGACVAYRVLCDAARGAVERAYASRFDYGLASALPAMGERAAYERRPVDLAAAEPFVLEEAERGARGGAIVGSLRASLARADLPAGVAEQVVRMLAGRIDLKQHGALGDTFRVAYEPDDSAMQPGGTRVTALELRFRGQYVAGVWFAPADGASGGYYDFDGVPLAGSRFAMPVNATRISSHFGARVHPVTGARHVHSGVDLAAPAGRAVHASERGVVTFIGTEPSGYGKYVVIRHEGGYASYYAHLSAFEPTLRTGMRVARGQRVGAVGSTGTATGPHLHFEVRRHDRLVDPVALVQAGDAAKLKGERRVAFNQVALGARTQLASADWLRSVAMSTLSPSHDG; translated from the coding sequence ATGCGGTTAGACCTGCGTTTCCGTCTCGCACGCGAACAAGGTCTATCCGCGCTCCGCGGTGCTTGCGGTTTCCCGATGCGCCGCGCGCTGCTGCGCGGTGTCGTCGCGGCCGCCTGTGTGGCGGGTTCACCGGGTGCGTCGGCGCATGTGTCCCACGACACCGCGCCGTTTTCGCCCGTGACGGCCGACCTTGTCGACGTGCCCTTTTTCGATGCCGCGCGAACGACGTGGGGCGGCTTGCATGCATCGTCGGCAGCACCGCTCGACGTTGCCTACGCGTCGCCTGCGTCGACCGTGCCGAGCGTGCATGAACGCGATGGCGCCGTTGCGCGCTTCGGTGCATGTGTGGCCTACCGCGTGCTGTGCGATGCGGCGCGCGGTGCGGTCGAACGCGCGTACGCGTCGAGGTTCGATTACGGTCTTGCATCGGCGTTGCCCGCGATGGGTGAACGGGCCGCGTACGAACGGCGTCCCGTCGATCTCGCCGCCGCTGAACCGTTCGTGCTCGAAGAGGCCGAGCGCGGCGCGCGTGGCGGCGCGATCGTCGGCAGCCTGCGGGCGTCGCTGGCGCGCGCCGATCTGCCGGCCGGCGTTGCCGAGCAGGTCGTCCGCATGCTCGCCGGGCGCATCGACCTGAAACAGCATGGCGCACTCGGCGACACCTTCCGCGTCGCATACGAACCCGACGACAGCGCGATGCAGCCGGGCGGCACGCGCGTGACGGCGCTCGAGCTTCGCTTTCGCGGCCAGTACGTCGCGGGCGTGTGGTTTGCGCCCGCTGACGGTGCGTCGGGTGGCTATTACGACTTCGACGGCGTGCCGCTCGCCGGTTCGCGGTTTGCGATGCCGGTCAACGCAACGCGGATCAGCTCGCATTTCGGGGCGCGCGTGCATCCGGTGACCGGCGCGCGTCATGTGCATTCCGGCGTCGATCTCGCGGCACCGGCCGGGCGCGCGGTTCATGCGTCGGAACGTGGGGTCGTGACGTTCATCGGCACCGAGCCGAGCGGCTATGGCAAGTACGTGGTGATTCGCCATGAAGGCGGCTATGCGTCGTACTACGCGCACCTGTCGGCGTTCGAGCCGACGCTGCGAACCGGCATGCGGGTCGCGCGCGGCCAGCGTGTCGGCGCGGTCGGCAGCACGGGGACGGCCACGGGGCCGCATCTGCATTTCGAGGTGCGCAGGCATGACCGTCTCGTCGACCCGGTCGCGCTGGTACAGGCGGGCGACGCGGCGAAGCTGAAGGGCGAGCGGCGCGTGGCGTTCAATCAGGTGGCGCTCGGTGCGCGCACGCAGCTCGCGTCTGCCGACTGGCTGCGGTCGGTCGCGATGTCGACGCTTTCCCCGTCGCACGATGGTTGA
- the mqo gene encoding malate dehydrogenase (quinone), with protein sequence MKKGSAVIKTLRVILSALALCVAASSAHAADTKKVDVLLVGGGIMSSTLGVWLHELQPDWSMTMVERLDGVALESSNGWNNAGTGHSALAELNYTPEKADGKVDISKAIEINESFQISRQFWAWQVKQGVLKNPHSFINSTPHMSFVWGDDNVRFLKKRYEALQASPLFRGMQYSEDYDQIKQWVPLMMEGRDRNQKVAATWTPIGTDVNFGEITRQFVGYLKTQPNFTLSLSSEVREITRNADGTWHVTWVKLHSDEPAQSVDAKFVFIGAGGGALHLLQASGIPEAKDYGAFPVGGSFLVTDNPEVVKQHLAKAYGKASVGSPPMSVPHLDTRIIDGKKIILFGPFATFSTKFLKNGSYFDLLKSTNTHNVAPMMRVGVDEFPLVQYLAGQLMLSDDDRFNALKEYFPNAKKEDWRLWQAGQRVQIIKRDPVKGGVLKLGTEIVSSQDGSIAGLLGASPGASTAAPIMLNLMKKVFKDKVATPEWQQKIRQIVPSYGTKLNDSPAKVVEEWTYTSDVLQLAPPPKIDMATPSQATGTAPARPAKASADMAL encoded by the coding sequence TTGAAAAAGGGATCTGCTGTGATCAAAACGTTACGGGTAATACTGTCGGCGCTCGCGCTGTGCGTCGCCGCGTCGTCCGCGCACGCCGCCGATACGAAGAAGGTCGACGTCCTGCTGGTGGGCGGCGGCATCATGAGCTCGACGCTCGGCGTCTGGCTGCACGAGCTCCAGCCTGACTGGTCGATGACGATGGTCGAGCGCCTCGACGGCGTTGCGCTGGAAAGCTCGAACGGCTGGAACAACGCCGGCACCGGCCACTCGGCGCTCGCCGAACTCAACTACACGCCGGAGAAGGCGGACGGCAAGGTCGACATCTCGAAGGCCATCGAGATCAACGAGTCGTTCCAGATCTCGCGCCAGTTCTGGGCGTGGCAGGTCAAGCAGGGCGTGCTGAAGAACCCGCACTCGTTCATCAACTCGACGCCGCACATGAGCTTCGTGTGGGGCGACGACAACGTGCGCTTCCTGAAGAAGCGCTACGAGGCGCTGCAGGCCAGCCCGCTGTTCCGCGGCATGCAGTATTCGGAGGACTACGACCAGATCAAGCAGTGGGTGCCGCTGATGATGGAAGGCCGCGACCGCAACCAGAAGGTCGCGGCGACGTGGACGCCGATCGGCACCGACGTGAACTTCGGCGAGATCACGCGCCAGTTCGTCGGCTACCTGAAGACGCAGCCGAACTTCACGCTGTCGCTGTCGAGCGAAGTGCGCGAGATCACGCGCAATGCCGACGGCACGTGGCACGTGACGTGGGTCAAGCTGCACTCGGATGAACCGGCGCAGTCGGTCGACGCGAAGTTCGTGTTCATCGGCGCGGGCGGCGGTGCGCTGCACCTGCTGCAGGCGTCGGGCATCCCCGAGGCGAAGGACTACGGCGCGTTCCCGGTCGGCGGCTCGTTCCTCGTGACCGACAACCCCGAGGTCGTGAAGCAGCATCTCGCGAAGGCGTACGGCAAGGCGTCGGTCGGCTCGCCGCCGATGTCGGTGCCGCACCTCGACACGCGGATCATCGACGGCAAGAAGATCATCCTGTTCGGGCCGTTCGCGACGTTCTCGACCAAGTTCCTGAAGAACGGTTCGTACTTCGACCTGCTCAAGAGCACCAACACGCACAACGTCGCGCCGATGATGCGCGTGGGCGTCGACGAATTCCCGCTGGTCCAGTACCTCGCCGGCCAGCTGATGCTGTCGGACGACGACCGCTTCAACGCGCTGAAGGAATATTTCCCGAACGCGAAGAAGGAAGACTGGCGCCTGTGGCAGGCCGGCCAGCGCGTGCAGATCATCAAGCGCGACCCGGTGAAGGGTGGCGTGCTGAAGCTCGGCACCGAGATCGTCAGCTCGCAGGACGGCAGCATCGCTGGCCTGCTCGGCGCGTCGCCGGGCGCGTCGACGGCCGCGCCGATCATGCTGAACCTGATGAAGAAGGTGTTCAAGGACAAGGTCGCGACGCCCGAGTGGCAGCAGAAGATCCGCCAGATCGTGCCGAGCTACGGCACGAAGCTGAACGACAGCCCGGCGAAGGTCGTCGAGGAATGGACCTACACGAGCGACGTGCTGCAACTGGCGCCGCCGCCGAAGATCGACATGGCGACGCCGTCGCAGGCAACGGGCACGGCCCCGGCACGCCCCGCGAAGGCGTCGGCCGACATGGCGCTCTGA
- a CDS encoding type II toxin-antitoxin system RelE/ParE family toxin, with protein sequence MKKWTILYYDERVKRDVFALPKGILAGYLRLIEAMEEHGADLRMPYSRAMGEGLFELRPRGREGIGRVFYCIRVGYELVVLHSFVKKTQETPNDELQIARRRMKEVRNNG encoded by the coding sequence ATGAAGAAGTGGACGATCCTGTACTACGACGAACGGGTAAAGCGTGATGTGTTCGCTTTGCCCAAGGGCATTCTGGCTGGCTACCTCCGACTGATCGAGGCGATGGAAGAACACGGTGCGGATCTGCGGATGCCGTATTCGCGCGCGATGGGGGAAGGATTGTTTGAATTGCGCCCGCGAGGCCGTGAAGGCATCGGGCGTGTGTTCTATTGCATCCGGGTGGGATATGAACTCGTCGTCCTGCATTCCTTCGTCAAGAAGACGCAGGAAACACCCAACGACGAGTTGCAAATCGCCCGCAGGCGAATGAAGGAGGTACGTAACAATGGCTAA
- a CDS encoding fucose-binding lectin II: protein MADSQTSSNRAGEFSIPPNTDFRAIFFANAAEQQHIKLFIGDSKEPAAYHKLTTRDGPREATLNSGNGKIRFEVSVNGKPSATDARLAPINGKKSDGSPYTVNFGIVVSEDGHDSDYNDGIVVLQWPIG, encoded by the coding sequence ATGGCCGATTCTCAAACGTCTTCCAATCGCGCCGGCGAGTTTTCGATTCCGCCGAATACCGATTTCCGCGCGATTTTCTTCGCGAATGCCGCCGAGCAGCAGCACATCAAGCTGTTCATCGGCGACAGCAAGGAACCCGCCGCGTATCACAAGCTGACGACGCGCGACGGCCCGCGTGAAGCGACGCTGAATTCCGGCAACGGCAAGATCCGCTTCGAAGTGTCGGTGAACGGCAAGCCGTCAGCCACCGACGCGCGCCTCGCGCCGATCAACGGCAAGAAATCGGACGGCTCGCCGTACACGGTCAACTTCGGGATCGTCGTGTCGGAAGACGGCCACGACAGCGACTACAACGACGGCATCGTCGTGCTCCAGTGGCCGATCGGCTGA